A region of Salvelinus alpinus chromosome 24, SLU_Salpinus.1, whole genome shotgun sequence DNA encodes the following proteins:
- the LOC139551916 gene encoding protein Daple-like encodes MEEHTALQEEHTALQEEHTALQEEHTALQEEHTALQEEHTALQEEHTALQEEHTALQEEHTALQEEHTALQEEHTALQEEHTALQEEHTALQEEHTALQEEHTALQEEHTALQEEHTALQEEHTALQEEHTALQEEHTALQEEHTALQEEHTALQEEHTALQEEHTALQEEHTALQEEHTALQEEHTALQEEHTALQEEHTALQEEHTALQEEHTALQEEHTALQEEHTALQEEHTALQEEHTALQEEHTALQEEHTALQQEHTALQEEHTALQQEHTALQEEHTALQEEHTALQQEHTALQEGLQIKFYTCVKLYNDSCLYKNK; translated from the coding sequence ATGGAGGAACACACagccctacaggaagaacacacagccctacaggaagaacacacagCCCTGCAGGAAGAACACACAGCCCTGCAGGAAGAACACACAGCCCTGCAGGAAGAACACACagccctacaggaagaacacacagccctacaggaagaacacacagccctacaggaagaacacacagCCCTGCAGGAAGAACACACAGCCCTGCAGGAAGAACACACAGCCCTGCAGGAAGAACACACAGCCCTGCAGGAAGAACACACAGCCCTGCAGGAAGAACACACagccctacaggaagaacacacagccctacaggaagaacacacagCCCTGCAGGAAGAACACACagccctacaggaagaacacacagCCCTGCAGGAAGAACACACagccctacaggaagaacacacagccctacaggaagaacacacagCCCTGCAGGAAGAACACACagccctacaggaagaacacacagccctacaggaagaacacacagccctacaggaagaacacacagCCCTGCAGGAAGAACACACAGCCCTGCAGGAAGAACACACAGCCCTGCAGGAAGAACACACagccctacaggaagaacacacagccctacaggaagaacacacagccctacaggaagaacacacagccctacaggaagaacacacagCCCTGCAGGAAGAACACACAGCCCTGCAGGAAGAACACACAGCCCTGCAGGAAGAACACACagccctacaggaagaacacacagccctacaggaagaacacacagCCCTGCAGCAAGAACACACagccctacaggaagaacacacagCCCTGCAGCAAGAACACACAGCCCTGCAGGAAGAACACACagccctacaggaagaacacacagCCCTGCAGCAAGAACACACAGCCCTACAGGAAGGGCTGCAGATTAAGTTTTATACATGTGTCAAATTATATAATGACTCCTGTCTCTATAAAAACAAATGA